DNA from Candidatus Nitrospira nitrificans:
CGAGACTCGAGCGAGCGAAGAAACATTTCATACTTGACATACGCGCCTTCCCCGCTGGGACAGCCGTTCTGATCGATGAAACGATCCACACTGCTCACGCAGCCCACCGACGGATCGTGAAAGTTTCTGACGATATTTTTGATCGCCTCTTCGGGCAGGATTGTCGCGACGTCCGAGAACACCAGAATCTCTCCCGCTGCTTCATCGACAGCCAGTTTCTGTGCCGCTTCTTTGCCGTTTCGTTGCGGAGCACGCACCAATCGAACCCCCCGAGATCCGTACGACCGAACAATCGCATCCGTCCCATCAGATGAATAATCCGATGCCACCAGGACTTCAAGCTTCTCTTTCGGATAGGCCAGCTTGAGCGTGTTATCCAGTTTTTCCGCGATCCGCTTTTCCTCATTGTAGGCCGTAATGACGAACGAGACGGAGAACGGAGCTTCACCTTTCTTGACCGGCTGACTCCGGATCAGCGCCAACACACGCAAGACCAAAGGGTAACCCACGTAGGCATATCCCATCAGTCCGATGGACAACCAGAACAGAATTTCCATGGCCGGCATCATGCTTTCATCTTCGTAGCCGGAACCGAATCAGCAGGCAAGGCCGGTGGCTTTCCGGCGAATCGGTCCTTATTATCAACCACTCCTTGAAGAGCGCCGGCAATATTCAGAATATCTTGATGCGTCACGTAGTGATGCACCGGACATGTCACCATTCGATCAGCCAGGACCTGCGCCCCTGGAAATCGGCCGGTCCCACAGGTCGATCGCAAGGCCGGGATTTCAGATATCGGCGACGGATAGAGACCGCTCACCCCCAGGCCTGAGGCAGCACTCACCTGGCATGCCCGCGCTTTCATTTCGGCTGAAGGAAAGATCACGGGAACGCGAAGATAGGGAGTTGCCTCGCGACACGTCGGCCCGAGCCTTCCGAGCGAAGTCCGCAGAGCATCAAGCATCTCTCGGCTATGGCGCACCCGCTCGACATTGGACTGTTCCAACCGCGACCGCCACGATGCGAGAAGACCCGCTCGCATGCCGTCCAGACGGCATAATGAAAAATCCGACTCAAACTTCGTTTCTCCTAGTCCAAGAAACGGCAGCCCGGCCGGCAGCCAATAGAGAGAAGGTCGAATGAGAATAGCCGTTGCCACCGCTTCGCCAAACGCTTGCACTTGGCTGATCCAGGATGTTTCTGGAATCTGTTTGCATTGCTGCGCCAGCGCCGAACCTAACGAGTCCGAATTGGTGAGAATCACTCCGCCCGATCCTGCTGTCACGTTCTTTCCACGCCCTAAACTGAAAAACCCGACATCAGCCTGAGTGCCCAGCCAACGGTTTCCCTGCGTCCCGCCCATGGCTTGAGCCGCATCTTCCACCACCGGAATCTCGTAGCGGCAGGCAATCCTCTTGGTTCGAAGGATGTCTGCCGCCTGGCCGAGCAAATGCGGGCTCACGATGCAGAGAATGTCACCGCTCACCAGCGCCTCCAGATCAGAGAATCGATAGTCCAATGTCTCAGGATCAACATCACAAGGCACCACATCACATCCGGCCCGAAGAATCGCCGAGGGTACGGAAAAACAGGTATAGGCCGGCACGATCACCTTCCGTCGGGAGGAGGCTGCAGCCAACACCTGGAGGATCGTTGTCAGCGCGGCTTTTCCTGACGACAGCGCAAACGCATACTTCACCCCGAAGTACCGAGCAAATTCCATTTCCCGGCGCGCCCGCGCACGCCTTCCCTGAAACAGCCCCCACCCCCCTCGCATCACATCGAGCCATGAGACCGGCGCGGCAGTGGGAGCCAGATATCGCTGGATTTTCATGGAAGATACTTCGCAACCCAGGGTCCGACGGTGGTCGTCACTGGCACAGGAAGCTGTTGCCAGACTCGAATAGCCAGCGCATATTTGGGATTCTGTGGATTCAATTCAGGCAGCGGGCCGCCATCGCGCAGCCAATAATGCCAATACAGCTGAACCGGCTTGGCTCCCCACTGTTCTTTGAAACGATACGTCCCGCTGTCCTTGGTGGAACGGCCGAAGTCAAAGACCCGGTACCCCTGCTCGCAGGCATATTTCAGCAACGATCCATACAGCAACATGTTCGGCGCCAATTTGGCAAACCGGCGGTCGGAAGAGGCCCACGGGATCTCCAACGTTTGCCGAAACCCATAGACCAGTCCGGCAGCCACCGTATCGGCACCCAACCAAACCGCACAAATCTTCGCGTCCTTGGGGAAGGACCGGAGAATATCCGCAAAGAAATATTTCCCGTACACCGGTGTCCCGAGATCTCGCATATTTCGCGCAAATACCGCATAGAAATCATCCAACAGATCCAACCCGCCCATCTGCACTGTCATACCCTCTTTTAATCCACGCCGGACCTGGCTCCGCAGTTTTGGAGGAAAAGCCTTCATCAGTTCATCAAAGTGCGCGGGCAAGTCGAGTCGCATCGAGACTTTGTGATCTTTACACGGCCACGGCAATTTTGCTTCGGCCTCGTGCCGTAACTCAATATGCGTCGCGCCCAATTCCATGGCCGCGACGACTGCCGCTTCCACCAATGCGCTCCTGGATTGCTCTCCGTCCGCCAATACGCCGCCATAGTTCACATACGGCACCGATACGAGAAATTGGCCGAACAGGGGGCTTTTCAACAACACCAGCGGGAGAACTCCTCTGATCTCACCCCGATCGTCCCGCGCCATGAGATACACGGTGCGATGCCCAAACGTGCGTTCAATGACCTGGCGCCATGCCACTAAATGATAACCAGTCCCCTCCGAATGATCGCACAC
Protein-coding regions in this window:
- a CDS encoding DegT/DnrJ/EryC1/StrS family aminotransferase is translated as MKIQRYLAPTAAPVSWLDVMRGGWGLFQGRRARARREMEFARYFGVKYAFALSSGKAALTTILQVLAAASSRRKVIVPAYTCFSVPSAILRAGCDVVPCDVDPETLDYRFSDLEALVSGDILCIVSPHLLGQAADILRTKRIACRYEIPVVEDAAQAMGGTQGNRWLGTQADVGFFSLGRGKNVTAGSGGVILTNSDSLGSALAQQCKQIPETSWISQVQAFGEAVATAILIRPSLYWLPAGLPFLGLGETKFESDFSLCRLDGMRAGLLASWRSRLEQSNVERVRHSREMLDALRTSLGRLGPTCREATPYLRVPVIFPSAEMKARACQVSAASGLGVSGLYPSPISEIPALRSTCGTGRFPGAQVLADRMVTCPVHHYVTHQDILNIAGALQGVVDNKDRFAGKPPALPADSVPATKMKA
- a CDS encoding FemAB family XrtA/PEP-CTERM system-associated protein, which gives rise to MNDAGFGQDGAGSIGLTVSRIQHTEEQGVWDRYVCDHSEGTGYHLVAWRQVIERTFGHRTVYLMARDDRGEIRGVLPLVLLKSPLFGQFLVSVPYVNYGGVLADGEQSRSALVEAAVVAAMELGATHIELRHEAEAKLPWPCKDHKVSMRLDLPAHFDELMKAFPPKLRSQVRRGLKEGMTVQMGGLDLLDDFYAVFARNMRDLGTPVYGKYFFADILRSFPKDAKICAVWLGADTVAAGLVYGFRQTLEIPWASSDRRFAKLAPNMLLYGSLLKYACEQGYRVFDFGRSTKDSGTYRFKEQWGAKPVQLYWHYWLRDGGPLPELNPQNPKYALAIRVWQQLPVPVTTTVGPWVAKYLP